A window of the Gemmatirosa kalamazoonensis genome harbors these coding sequences:
- a CDS encoding cell division protein FtsQ/DivIB produces MSAPAFAHDAMHDEHDDERVERPSRRRARDDDAPRRPRWRAIFGLTVLVLFVAALASSPWWVPRALSRLAYFRVRRVEIDGARYAPPAELLARLKVDTTWSVWTDLDALGRRVSRHPLVASARVERHLPGTLRVVVSERVPVAMTPSRDGLAVLGADGRVLPIDPSRVGGVDVPVVASPDAAALRVLDALRREAPVLYARVSELRRVGRDELRLTVMPERGDTVGQAPFLLRVSPDVTPARLADLLPVESDLARRRVRVSEIDLRYRDQVIARLP; encoded by the coding sequence ATGAGCGCGCCGGCGTTCGCGCACGACGCGATGCACGACGAGCACGACGACGAGCGTGTCGAGCGTCCATCGCGGCGTCGCGCGCGCGACGACGACGCGCCGCGTCGCCCGCGGTGGCGCGCGATCTTCGGCCTCACGGTGCTCGTGCTGTTCGTCGCCGCGCTCGCCTCGTCGCCATGGTGGGTGCCACGCGCGCTGTCGCGGCTGGCGTACTTCCGTGTGCGTCGCGTCGAGATCGACGGCGCACGCTACGCGCCGCCCGCCGAGCTGCTGGCGCGGCTGAAAGTGGACACGACGTGGTCGGTGTGGACGGATCTCGACGCGCTCGGTCGGCGCGTGTCGCGGCATCCGCTCGTCGCGAGCGCGCGTGTCGAGCGTCATCTTCCGGGCACGCTGCGCGTCGTGGTCAGCGAGCGCGTGCCGGTCGCGATGACGCCGTCGCGCGACGGGCTCGCCGTGCTCGGCGCCGACGGCCGCGTGCTGCCGATCGATCCGAGCCGCGTCGGCGGTGTCGACGTGCCCGTCGTCGCGTCGCCCGACGCGGCGGCGCTGCGCGTGCTCGACGCGCTGCGGCGCGAGGCGCCGGTGCTCTACGCGCGCGTGAGCGAGCTGCGGCGCGTGGGGCGCGACGAGCTGCGGCTCACGGTGATGCCCGAGCGCGGCGACACCGTGGGACAGGCGCCGTTCCTGCTGCGCGTGTCGCCCGACGTGACGCCGGCGCGGCTCGCCGATCTGCTTCCGGTCGAGAGTGACCTGGCGCGACGCCGCGTCCGCGTCTCCGAGATCGATCTCCGCTATCGTGATCAAGTGATCGCCAGACTGCCATGA
- the murC gene encoding UDP-N-acetylmuramate--L-alanine ligase: MSLLSAVDPRPVHFVGVAGAGMSALAELLARRGAIVTGCDAHPSHEDDLRRLGIDVRAGHDPAHVRGARAVVVTSAVPKDHPELAAARAAGLPVIRRAEALAEAIAGGTVVGVAGTHGKTTTTVMTTEALTAAGLAPTGIAGGRVGAWGGNLRVGASIDAERALFVVEADEYDRSFLALTPDVAVVTNVEADHLDIYRDLDDIRGAFTEYARRARYVVASADDEGARSLPYAASSEVVRFGVTHVADARLVARDVRAENGGTRFLVTYDGEDLGEIALRVPGEHNVRNALAAIGVGLLLGAKLDAMRPGLESFGGVERRFQRLGAGAGVEVVDDYAHHPTEIEATLAAARAAFPGRRVVAAFQPHLFTRTRDFAGEFARALAAADAVFLTEIYPAREQPIDGVSADLIVDAARALGRPVTWRGERAALADALAAHAERGDVVITLGAGDVTLTGPELLERLRAPRHAEAGA; the protein is encoded by the coding sequence ATGTCTCTCCTGTCTGCAGTCGATCCCCGTCCGGTCCACTTCGTCGGCGTCGCCGGCGCCGGAATGAGCGCCCTCGCCGAGCTCCTCGCGCGGCGCGGCGCCATCGTCACCGGGTGCGACGCGCACCCGTCGCACGAGGATGATCTGCGCCGCCTGGGGATCGACGTGCGCGCCGGCCACGATCCGGCGCACGTGCGCGGTGCGCGCGCGGTGGTCGTGACGTCGGCCGTGCCGAAGGACCACCCCGAGCTCGCGGCCGCGCGCGCCGCCGGGCTGCCGGTGATCCGCCGCGCCGAAGCGCTCGCCGAGGCGATCGCCGGCGGCACCGTGGTCGGCGTGGCCGGCACGCACGGCAAGACGACGACGACGGTGATGACGACGGAGGCGCTCACCGCCGCCGGGCTCGCGCCGACCGGGATCGCCGGCGGCCGCGTGGGCGCATGGGGTGGCAACCTGCGCGTCGGCGCGTCGATCGACGCAGAGCGTGCGCTGTTCGTGGTGGAGGCCGACGAGTACGATCGCTCGTTCCTCGCGCTGACGCCCGATGTCGCCGTGGTGACCAACGTCGAGGCCGACCATCTCGACATCTATCGCGATCTCGACGACATCCGCGGCGCGTTCACCGAGTACGCGCGGCGTGCGCGCTATGTCGTCGCGAGCGCCGACGACGAGGGCGCGCGGTCGCTGCCGTACGCGGCGTCGTCGGAGGTCGTCCGCTTCGGCGTCACGCACGTCGCGGATGCGCGGCTCGTCGCGCGCGACGTACGCGCGGAGAACGGCGGCACGCGGTTCCTCGTGACGTACGACGGCGAGGACCTGGGCGAGATCGCGCTGCGCGTGCCGGGCGAGCACAACGTGCGCAACGCGCTCGCCGCGATCGGCGTCGGCCTGCTGCTCGGCGCGAAGCTCGACGCGATGCGGCCGGGGCTCGAGTCGTTCGGCGGCGTGGAGCGTCGCTTCCAGCGCCTCGGCGCGGGTGCGGGCGTCGAGGTCGTCGACGACTATGCGCACCATCCGACGGAGATCGAGGCGACGCTCGCCGCGGCGCGCGCCGCGTTCCCCGGCCGCCGCGTCGTCGCCGCGTTCCAGCCGCACCTGTTCACGCGCACGCGCGATTTCGCCGGGGAGTTCGCGCGCGCGCTCGCCGCGGCCGACGCGGTGTTCCTCACCGAGATCTATCCCGCGCGCGAGCAGCCGATCGACGGCGTGAGCGCGGATCTCATCGTCGACGCGGCGCGCGCGTTGGGCCGCCCGGTGACGTGGCGGGGCGAGCGCGCCGCCCTCGCCGACGCGCTCGCGGCGCACGCCGAGCGGGGCGACGTCGTGATCACGCTCGGCGCGGGCGACGTGACGCTCACCGGTCCGGAGCTGCTCGAGCGGCTGCGCGCGCCGCGGCACGCGGAGGCTGGGGCATGA
- the ftsZ gene encoding cell division protein FtsZ, with the protein MFEFEESATQNARMKVVGVGGGGGNAVNRMIDEHLEGVEFISVNTDAQALLSSKSDVKIQIGKKLTRGLGAGARPEIGRQAIDESRDEVLRVLQNADLVFITCGMGGGTGTGAAPVVCELAREAGALTVGIVTKPFLFEGRKRMRQAEQGIAEMRKHVDTMIVVPNERLLAVVGKGIPFQDALKKADEVLLHATQGISSLISVTGLVNVDFADVRTVMQNGGSALMGTGMGRGENRATEAAQQAISSPLLDNVSVSGATGVLVNITGGNDLTLGEVHQINEIVHDAVGDDAEIIFGAVHEPAMQGEIRVTVIATGFDRQLQVGGVGMEASRNSGAQNIIPFTRDGRDRAPAGARVVAPRTAPAMEAARPRTTPLSAPLNPASDRTPQDLNDMEIPTFIRRQMD; encoded by the coding sequence ATCTTCGAATTCGAGGAGAGCGCCACCCAGAACGCCCGCATGAAGGTCGTGGGCGTCGGCGGGGGCGGCGGAAATGCCGTCAACCGGATGATCGACGAGCACCTCGAGGGGGTCGAGTTCATCTCGGTGAACACGGACGCGCAGGCGCTGCTCAGCTCGAAGTCCGACGTCAAGATCCAGATCGGGAAGAAGCTCACGCGGGGACTCGGCGCCGGCGCGCGTCCGGAGATCGGGCGCCAGGCGATCGACGAGAGCCGCGACGAGGTGCTGCGCGTGCTGCAGAACGCCGACCTGGTGTTCATCACGTGCGGTATGGGTGGTGGAACGGGTACCGGCGCGGCGCCGGTCGTGTGCGAGCTGGCGCGCGAGGCCGGGGCGCTCACCGTCGGCATCGTCACCAAGCCGTTCCTGTTCGAGGGCCGTAAGCGCATGCGGCAGGCGGAGCAGGGCATCGCCGAGATGCGCAAGCACGTCGACACGATGATCGTCGTGCCTAACGAGCGGCTGCTCGCCGTCGTCGGCAAGGGGATCCCGTTCCAGGATGCGCTGAAGAAGGCCGACGAGGTCCTGCTGCACGCGACGCAGGGCATCAGCTCCCTCATCAGCGTCACCGGTCTCGTGAACGTCGACTTCGCCGACGTGCGCACCGTGATGCAGAACGGCGGCTCGGCGCTCATGGGCACCGGAATGGGCCGCGGTGAGAACCGCGCCACCGAGGCCGCGCAGCAGGCGATCTCCTCGCCGCTGCTCGACAACGTGTCGGTGTCGGGCGCGACGGGCGTGCTGGTGAACATCACCGGCGGCAACGACCTGACGCTCGGCGAGGTGCACCAGATCAACGAGATCGTGCACGACGCCGTCGGCGACGACGCGGAGATCATCTTCGGCGCCGTGCACGAGCCGGCGATGCAGGGGGAGATTCGCGTCACGGTCATCGCCACGGGCTTCGACCGGCAGCTGCAGGTCGGCGGCGTGGGGATGGAGGCGTCGCGCAACTCGGGTGCGCAGAACATCATCCCGTTCACCCGCGACGGACGCGACCGCGCCCCGGCCGGCGCCCGTGTCGTGGCGCCGCGCACCGCGCCGGCGATGGAGGCGGCGCGTCCGCGCACGACCCCGCTGTCCGCGCCGCTCAACCCGGCGTCCGACCGCACGCCGCAGGACCTGAACGACATGGAGATCCCGACGTTCATCCGTCGGCAGATGGATTGA
- the ftsA gene encoding cell division protein FtsA — protein sequence MKTERTVAGLDIGSGKTVAVIAEIVGELPKRPGIRVLGVGEARTTGMRRGVVTDIEETTRSVRRALDDAERMAGVQADSAFVGIAGEHVRAMTSQGIVAVAGAEITKSDVDRVNQVARVQPLPQDRELLHAIPQEYSVDRGGGIQDPVGMTGMRLETEMYLVTIGASPATNLRKSVERAECKVRELVLEPLASALAVLTEDEKELGVALIELGAGSTDVAVFHEGKIRHLATIAFGGAHVTNDLVHGLGVTQHDAEQLKEQFAVAYESLVDQKEIIALPATATHGERQIPRELIAHIVHQRLDEIFDLVQRSVQGASYGGRLSGGVVLTGGGAAMPGVTELASDVFGTTARVGTPGEQVTGLRESVEGPGYATVLGLALYGASRVAIGGAPQKKRVTIETPGVDKWAQRVKLWLQDFF from the coding sequence ATGAAGACCGAACGAACCGTCGCGGGGCTCGACATCGGATCGGGAAAGACGGTCGCGGTGATCGCCGAGATCGTCGGCGAGCTGCCGAAGCGGCCGGGAATTCGCGTGCTCGGTGTCGGCGAGGCGCGCACGACCGGCATGCGCCGCGGCGTCGTCACCGACATCGAGGAGACGACGCGCTCGGTGCGCCGCGCGCTCGACGACGCCGAGCGGATGGCCGGCGTGCAGGCGGACTCCGCGTTCGTCGGCATCGCGGGCGAGCACGTGCGCGCGATGACGAGCCAGGGCATCGTCGCCGTCGCCGGCGCGGAGATCACGAAGTCCGACGTCGATCGCGTGAACCAGGTCGCGCGCGTGCAGCCGCTGCCGCAGGATCGCGAGCTGCTGCATGCGATCCCTCAGGAGTACAGCGTCGACCGTGGCGGCGGCATCCAGGACCCCGTCGGCATGACGGGGATGCGCCTCGAGACGGAGATGTACCTCGTCACGATCGGTGCGTCGCCGGCGACGAACCTGCGCAAGAGCGTGGAGCGCGCGGAGTGCAAGGTGCGCGAGCTCGTGCTCGAGCCGCTGGCGAGCGCACTCGCCGTGCTCACCGAGGACGAGAAGGAGCTCGGCGTGGCGCTCATCGAGCTCGGCGCGGGCTCCACCGACGTCGCGGTGTTCCACGAGGGGAAGATCCGTCATCTCGCGACGATCGCGTTCGGCGGCGCGCACGTGACGAACGATCTCGTGCACGGACTCGGCGTCACGCAGCACGATGCGGAGCAGCTGAAGGAGCAGTTCGCGGTCGCGTACGAGTCGCTCGTCGACCAGAAGGAGATCATCGCGCTGCCGGCGACGGCGACGCACGGCGAGCGGCAGATCCCGCGCGAGCTGATCGCGCACATCGTGCACCAGCGCCTCGACGAGATCTTCGACCTCGTGCAGCGCAGCGTGCAGGGCGCGTCGTATGGTGGTCGGCTGAGCGGCGGCGTGGTGCTGACCGGTGGCGGTGCGGCGATGCCCGGCGTCACCGAGCTGGCGAGCGACGTGTTCGGCACGACGGCGCGCGTGGGCACGCCGGGCGAGCAGGTGACGGGGCTGCGCGAGTCGGTGGAAGGACCGGGCTACGCGACGGTGCTCGGGCTCGCGCTCTACGGCGCGTCGCGCGTGGCGATCGGCGGTGCGCCGCAGAAGAAGCGCGTCACGATCGAGACGCCGGGCGTCGACAAGTGGGCGCAGCGCGTGAAGCTGTGGCTTCAGGACTTCTTCTGA
- a CDS encoding UDP-N-acetylglucosamine--N-acetylmuramyl-(pentapeptide) pyrophosphoryl-undecaprenol N-acetylglucosamine transferase, with protein MRIVVTGGGTGGHLYPGLAIARALVRADPRVQPFFVGARRGIERDVLPTTEFPHLLLDLHPLYRSAPWKNWLTVRGALGAWSTLGRLFREERPAAVIGTGGYAAGLALAYGVTHGVPTMLNEADSHPGLTTRLFARWAREVFLGFPEGARLLKPGRRTRVEAFGNPIEPPPAVRPDRPAARAAWGFPANGLVLLAVGGSQGAKAINDTLAAWVRRGLPDGVHLLWATGKNQYEPYAALDGASGDRVRVRPYLSPIAEAYAAADLALTRAGAMTIAELCAWGIPSVLVPLPTAAADHQTHNARAMANAGAAVHVPQSELTPERLDAVVGELRSESARGALAARAAERGRPDAAARIAARVLESVAGAPI; from the coding sequence ATGCGGATCGTGGTGACTGGGGGCGGCACGGGAGGCCATCTGTACCCGGGACTGGCGATCGCGCGCGCGCTCGTGCGTGCCGACCCGCGCGTGCAGCCGTTCTTCGTCGGCGCGCGCCGCGGCATCGAGCGCGACGTGCTGCCGACGACGGAGTTCCCGCACCTGCTGCTGGATCTCCATCCGCTGTATCGCAGCGCGCCGTGGAAGAACTGGCTCACCGTGCGCGGCGCGTTAGGCGCGTGGAGCACGCTCGGGCGGCTGTTCCGCGAGGAGCGGCCAGCCGCCGTGATCGGCACCGGCGGCTACGCGGCGGGGCTCGCGCTCGCGTACGGGGTGACGCACGGCGTGCCGACGATGCTGAACGAGGCGGACAGCCACCCGGGGCTCACGACGCGGCTGTTCGCGCGTTGGGCGCGTGAGGTGTTCCTCGGCTTTCCCGAAGGCGCGCGACTGCTGAAGCCGGGCCGTCGCACGCGCGTCGAGGCGTTCGGCAACCCGATCGAGCCGCCGCCGGCGGTGCGCCCCGATCGCCCGGCGGCGCGCGCCGCGTGGGGCTTTCCGGCGAACGGCCTCGTGCTGCTCGCCGTCGGCGGGAGCCAGGGCGCGAAGGCGATCAACGACACGCTCGCCGCGTGGGTGCGGCGCGGGCTCCCCGACGGCGTGCATCTGCTGTGGGCGACGGGGAAGAATCAGTACGAGCCGTACGCGGCGCTCGACGGCGCGTCAGGGGATCGCGTGCGCGTGCGGCCGTATCTGTCGCCGATCGCGGAGGCGTACGCGGCGGCCGATCTCGCGCTCACGCGCGCCGGCGCGATGACGATCGCCGAGCTGTGCGCGTGGGGAATTCCGTCCGTGCTCGTGCCGCTGCCGACGGCGGCCGCCGACCACCAGACGCACAACGCGCGCGCGATGGCGAACGCCGGCGCCGCGGTGCACGTGCCGCAGAGCGAGCTCACGCCCGAGCGGCTCGACGCCGTGGTCGGCGAGCTGCGTTCGGAGTCGGCGCGCGGGGCCCTCGCCGCGCGGGCCGCGGAGCGAGGCCGCCCCGACGCCGCCGCGCGCATCGCGGCTCGCGTGCTCGAGAGCGTCGCTGGCGCTCCCATCTGA